A genomic window from Glaciihabitans sp. INWT7 includes:
- the pyrE gene encoding orotate phosphoribosyltransferase, whose translation MTDARQQLIDYISEGAVFHGDFTLTSGKKATYYVDLRKVSLDHRVAPLIGQVMLDLIADVAEVSAVGGMTMGADPIAAAVLHQGAARGLSYDAFVVRKEPKDHGRGRQVEGPDLAGKRVIVLEDTSTTGGSPLAAIEALKKVGAEIAGVAVVVDRDTGAREVIEAAGYPYFAAIGLADLGLSK comes from the coding sequence GTGACCGACGCCAGACAGCAGCTCATCGACTACATCTCCGAGGGAGCCGTGTTCCACGGCGATTTCACGCTCACGAGCGGCAAGAAGGCCACCTACTACGTGGATCTGCGCAAGGTGAGCCTCGACCACCGCGTCGCGCCCCTGATCGGCCAGGTCATGCTCGACCTGATCGCGGATGTCGCGGAGGTCTCCGCGGTCGGCGGCATGACGATGGGGGCAGACCCGATCGCCGCCGCGGTGTTGCACCAGGGTGCTGCCCGCGGGCTCTCCTACGACGCCTTCGTCGTGCGCAAGGAACCCAAGGATCATGGGCGCGGCCGCCAGGTGGAGGGACCGGACCTGGCCGGAAAGCGCGTGATCGTGCTCGAAGACACCTCTACTACCGGCGGATCCCCGCTCGCCGCCATCGAGGCGCTCAAGAAGGTGGGGGCGGAGATCGCCGGCGTAGCCGTCGTCGTCGACCGTGACACGGGCGCTCGTGAGGTCATCGAGGCCGCCGGGTACCCCTATTTCGCTGCGATCGGCCTCGCCGACCTCGGGCTCTCGAAGTAG
- a CDS encoding GntR family transcriptional regulator — protein MSDNRTSSAAGDRDKSSFATSPVVNLVFERVLTSVHEGRLLPGQRISDSELAEQLGVSRTPVREALQRLRDIGIIEASASRFTRVALVTPKQTADAMVVWVALYSALVNEVIPLVTPEMVAAMRADHALFLEHVSWALDPKRMAELRANPQLVHEHVAELVPQKIAMANAKFFNHLVGLSQNPSLVRGINSVVHLIQLGSLYLPDYLDFRALSESQQLLIAAARDHDRAAAQGALRMLGLISVPTAALEAEAQAEL, from the coding sequence GTGAGTGACAACCGAACCTCCAGCGCCGCCGGCGATAGAGACAAGTCGTCTTTCGCCACGAGCCCGGTGGTCAACCTCGTGTTCGAGCGGGTTCTGACCTCGGTGCACGAGGGTCGCCTGTTGCCCGGCCAGCGCATCAGCGATTCGGAGCTCGCCGAGCAGCTCGGGGTTTCGCGAACCCCCGTGCGCGAGGCGCTCCAACGCCTCCGCGACATCGGGATCATCGAGGCCTCCGCCAGCCGGTTCACGCGCGTCGCGCTCGTCACCCCGAAACAGACCGCGGATGCCATGGTCGTCTGGGTCGCGCTCTACAGCGCTCTCGTCAACGAGGTCATTCCTCTCGTGACGCCAGAGATGGTGGCCGCCATGCGCGCCGACCACGCGCTCTTCCTCGAGCACGTGAGCTGGGCGCTCGACCCGAAGCGGATGGCCGAACTGCGCGCGAATCCGCAACTCGTGCATGAGCACGTCGCCGAACTCGTGCCGCAGAAGATCGCCATGGCCAACGCCAAGTTCTTCAATCACCTGGTGGGACTCTCGCAGAATCCCTCACTCGTGCGCGGCATCAACTCCGTGGTGCACCTCATCCAGCTCGGCAGCCTCTACCTGCCCGACTATCTCGACTTCCGAGCGCTCAGCGAGTCCCAGCAGCTGCTCATCGCCGCCGCGCGGGACCACGACCGCGCAGCGGCCCAGGGCGCGCTGCGAATGCTCGGTCTGATCAGCGTGCCGACAGCGGCGCTCGAGGCAGAGGCGCAAGCCGAGCTCTGA
- a CDS encoding DUF6421 family protein, which translates to MSYAASAPQSAIVGEPEVLEDGPVETSAAWLELKAAVAALRPLQVQDGSIPNSADHADARGLVATIAGTLRAFVPVFPHDEAYLHAAALDFEQWAASGFGVPDFFDSLAAFQPQLHRVDGLRHVVVFPMYTQNGSTDRLVEAVIVEVIWPQFVAALEAGEYSNALFVPIRFVDFTAGYDTNSAVLFPETIALRAVPTFTWGAIFADREAARFRRVVREASAVTKLDLPADALRLLDDQHLAEETFVMWDLIHDRTHMRGDLPFDPFMIKQRMPYFLYSLEELRCDLTAYREAVRLERAEDTDDVTRDHAKLVQYTVLFDRIFRFAITGTRVRNYDGVGGQLLFAWLHQHHVLHWTDTRLTIDWADVPEVVIALGREIEELYWRSIDRPKTAHWLAAYELVSGTLTPHPASNWAKRDLPLDGPPKGFTDAVLPDEFPLSMFYEALSKKMADVIESTAGLTGRS; encoded by the coding sequence ATGTCATACGCCGCTTCAGCACCACAGAGCGCAATCGTCGGGGAGCCTGAGGTCCTCGAGGACGGCCCCGTCGAAACGAGCGCGGCGTGGCTCGAACTGAAGGCCGCGGTCGCGGCGCTCCGCCCGCTGCAAGTGCAGGACGGGAGCATCCCGAACAGCGCAGACCATGCGGATGCCCGCGGCCTGGTCGCCACCATCGCCGGCACGCTCCGCGCCTTCGTGCCGGTCTTTCCGCACGATGAGGCCTACCTGCATGCCGCTGCCCTCGACTTCGAACAGTGGGCGGCGTCCGGATTCGGCGTGCCAGACTTCTTCGACTCCCTCGCCGCCTTCCAGCCGCAGCTCCACCGCGTGGACGGCCTGCGTCACGTGGTCGTGTTCCCCATGTACACGCAGAATGGCAGCACGGACCGCCTGGTCGAGGCCGTGATCGTCGAGGTGATCTGGCCGCAATTCGTGGCCGCCCTCGAAGCTGGGGAGTACTCGAACGCGCTCTTCGTTCCCATTCGTTTCGTCGACTTCACCGCGGGCTACGACACGAACTCCGCGGTGCTGTTCCCCGAGACGATCGCCCTGCGCGCGGTGCCGACCTTCACCTGGGGAGCGATCTTCGCCGACCGGGAGGCCGCGCGGTTCCGCCGGGTCGTGCGCGAGGCATCCGCCGTCACGAAGCTCGACCTGCCGGCGGACGCGCTGCGGCTGCTCGACGATCAGCACCTGGCCGAAGAGACCTTCGTCATGTGGGACCTCATCCACGACCGCACCCATATGCGCGGAGACCTGCCCTTCGATCCGTTCATGATCAAGCAGCGCATGCCGTACTTCCTGTATTCGCTCGAGGAACTGCGCTGCGACCTCACCGCCTACCGCGAGGCGGTGCGCCTGGAGCGTGCCGAGGACACGGATGACGTGACCCGCGACCACGCGAAACTGGTGCAGTACACCGTGCTCTTCGACCGGATCTTCCGGTTCGCGATCACCGGCACCCGGGTGCGCAACTACGACGGGGTCGGCGGGCAGCTGCTGTTCGCCTGGCTGCACCAGCACCACGTGCTGCACTGGACCGATACACGCCTCACCATCGACTGGGCGGACGTGCCGGAGGTAGTCATCGCTCTCGGACGGGAGATCGAGGAGCTGTACTGGCGCTCGATCGACCGGCCGAAGACCGCGCACTGGCTGGCGGCCTACGAACTGGTGTCTGGCACCCTGACGCCGCATCCGGCATCGAACTGGGCGAAGCGGGACCTGCCGCTGGATGGACCGCCCAAGGGTTTCACCGATGCCGTGCTGCCCGACGAGTTCCCCCTGTCGATGTTCTACGAGGCGCTCTCCAAGAAGATGGCCGACGTGATCGAGTCGACCGCTGGCCTGACCGGCCGCAGCTAG
- a CDS encoding exodeoxyribonuclease III, producing MRVATWNVNSIRTRAARVVDWLGREDIDVLGMQEIKCKESQFPFELFEEAGYEVQLHGLNQWNGVAFASRLPMDDVQIGFPSAPGFSKTEIEGAPPQEARAMAVTVEGVRLWSLYVPNGRSLDDPHLAYKLDWLAKLASDTRAWLAEHPDTPLALMGDWNIAPFDTDVWPTWDFANSTHTSAPERAAFAEFETIGLSDVVRPLVPDGFTYWDYQQLRFPRNEGMRIDFIMGSAPFAELVTAASIHRDERKGDGPSDHVPVVVDLEVDVEDDEDRPMIF from the coding sequence ATGCGTGTTGCCACCTGGAATGTGAACTCCATCCGAACGCGAGCCGCCCGAGTGGTCGACTGGCTGGGGCGTGAAGACATCGACGTGCTCGGTATGCAGGAGATCAAGTGCAAGGAGAGCCAGTTTCCGTTCGAGCTCTTCGAGGAAGCGGGCTACGAGGTGCAGCTTCATGGCCTCAACCAGTGGAATGGCGTCGCCTTCGCCAGTCGGCTGCCCATGGACGATGTGCAGATCGGATTCCCCTCCGCTCCCGGCTTCAGCAAGACCGAGATTGAGGGCGCGCCGCCGCAGGAGGCCAGGGCGATGGCCGTGACCGTGGAGGGAGTGCGCCTCTGGAGTCTCTACGTTCCGAACGGACGCAGCCTCGACGACCCGCATCTCGCCTACAAGCTGGACTGGCTGGCGAAGCTCGCCTCGGACACGAGGGCGTGGCTCGCCGAGCATCCAGACACTCCGCTCGCCCTCATGGGTGACTGGAACATCGCTCCCTTCGACACCGACGTCTGGCCGACCTGGGACTTCGCCAACAGCACCCACACCTCGGCACCCGAGCGAGCGGCCTTCGCCGAATTCGAGACGATCGGGCTCTCGGATGTCGTGCGGCCCCTGGTGCCGGACGGCTTCACCTACTGGGACTACCAGCAGCTGCGCTTCCCCCGCAACGAGGGAATGCGCATCGACTTCATCATGGGCTCCGCCCCCTTCGCCGAACTGGTGACGGCGGCGAGCATTCACCGCGACGAACGCAAGGGCGACGGTCCGAGCGACCACGTTCCGGTGGTCGTCGACCTCGAGGTCGACGTCGAGGACGACGAGGATCGGCCGATGATCTTTTGA